Genomic segment of Candidatus Bathyarchaeia archaeon:
AGTGGCAAAGTAGACATTGAGTGCAACGATGTTGATCAATGCAATGAGTAGGTAGAAGAAACTGTACCAGAATCGCATGTACTCGCCGAAGATAGCGAAGAACTCTTTGCTGATGAGTAGGTGACCGAAGCCCATTACAGCCGCGGCTTGGAAGACATATGGCAGAGCCTTTGGAAATCGGTTGTCAAGTAGGCAAGTTAGCAGGCTTAGCAGTAGGAAGAGGTCAGTGCCGAGGAGTATAAAGAACTCTGGCAGAATCGCTGGTGCCATTCTTTCTCCTAGTCCAGTCTATTTTTGCATCGCTACGGGAACGTTATGACCCCGTGAATAATTTAAGAAGTATGAATCTCAAATCTGAATCATATCTACTGCAAGAAAACAGTTTTTCGCGTTTTTATTTTATGTTAGCTTTTAGTCTCCTCTAAGACCGCAAAAACAAATGGCGCCGCGGGCGTTCTGACTTCAAGCTTGACGCCCAGAAGTTTCTCAAGGAAGCCGCATAACACTTCGGCATTGCTTATGAATGGAGCCTTAACGATAAAGTACTTGTCTCTTGGATAGAAGTCGCCGAAGCCTTGAACACGCAGACGTTTGAGAACGTCGTCCCATTTTTCCCTAGACGTGGTTTCAAGGTCAAGCGTGGCTTCCATCGATACGCGTGCGGCTTCACCCATCTTATGTCCTACCTCGCGCCATTTGTTCTCAGGAACGTATTGCAGCAGCGTGTTGATGAATTCAACATTAACAAAGGCAACGCGGCTGACGCCCACATAGTACTCGCCTGGAAAACGCCAGTCATAAACGCTCATACTGCGGTATATGTCGAGCATTTTTGAAATCAAGGGCTTGATGCCGGGCTCTCTGCCCTCTCGGATCAAAGTATCTATATACTTGCGTTCGTCATCCTCCAAAATTATCGTGGTGCGCTTAACAGGCTCCTTTGATTCCTTCGCCATGTTTCCCAACAACTGCCCTTACATATCCGAATATATCAGAGCATACTTTATATGGCTTGCGTATTTCAGACAAACTCTTATTAATTCGAGCAGAAGCGTTGTTATTGCCGATGAAGAAAAATCAAATCTGAAAACAGATGACGCGATTTTCCCTGGGGTATCGGAGGCACAAACGATCAGACAAGGCGACGCTTCCTAAGCTCCTTCTTAAGCAACTGAAAATCCTTCTTCAGCTCATCCCTGTATCTAGGATTATGCAAAACAGACGCAGGATGATACATTGGCACAATAACCAGAGGCACATTGAGAAACTTCACCTTGTAGATTTTGCCGCGGAATTTGGAAATGCCGTCAGTTTCCTTAAACCCTGCTTTGGAAAGAACATAGGTTGTGGAGTGCCTGCCCAAGGTAACAATGACTCTGGGCTCAATCAGGCAAATCTGACGATCAAGGTACAACGAAGTACACGTGGCGATCTCTAGCTGTCTTGGATCACGATTTTCAGGCGGCCTGCATTTCACAACATTAGTGATGAAAACGCGTTCACGTGGAAGACTTATACCCTTCAGAAGCCCGTCAAGAACTCTGCCAGCAGCGCCCACAAAAGGCAAACCCTTAACATCTTCCCAATGCCCCGGCGCCTCACCCACAAAAACAACCGCGGCGTCAATATTGCCCTCGCCAGCAACCGCCTTCTTGCGCCCTTTCCAAAGAGGACACTTGACACAGACTCTAACCTCGCCGGCAATCTTCTCCATCAGCTCAGCCTTAGACAAGTGAACCACGTTTCTCAGTTCTTGTAGCATGTGAGAATTTACAACTTGCGAGGAATTTCGCGTCGTCAGCACGCGCGCAGTCGCCCGCGTAAGGACTGCGCAATTACTTCGTCATTGTGTCTGCGATTTCTTTCACAGCAGACACAAACACTTCAATTTCATTTAGAGTGTTATACAAGTAGCATGAAGCTCGTGCTGTGCCCTGCCTGCATAACACAGTTTTGGTCAAAGGCTGCGCACAGTGGTGCCCTGAGCGAACCATAATATTTGCAGAAACGTCCAGTGCCAGAGCCACATCGTGAGGGTTCAAGTCGCCCACATTGAATGGTACGATCCCCACTCGCTTATCAGGCTCAGGACCGTAGACCTCAACATTGCGCAACGCTGTCAGACCGTCGTACATGCAGCGGACAAGCAGCTTTTCATGCGCCTCAATCTTGTCCACCCCTATCTTAGACAGGTAATCGACTGCAGCGCCTAAACCAATCACAGCAGCTATGTCGATCGTGCCACCTTCAAAACGTCTGGGACTCGCATCAAGCTTATAGTAATCAGTGCCGACTTCCCTTATTGAGCCGCCACCAATGATCAGCGGCTCCACTTTCTCAGTCAACTCTTGTTTCATGTAAATAGCGCCAGAGCCTGTTGGTCCACACATTTTATGTCCACTAAACGCTAGGAAATCGACATCCAGCTTCTGCACATCAACCTTCATGTGAGGCACAGACTGTGCTGCATCAACCAGCACGTAAGCGCCATGTTCATGGGCAATCTCCGCGATCTCTCTGATTGGAAGAACCACGCCCAACACATTCGACACGTGTGCAACCGCAACCAGTTTCGTGTTGTCATTAACCAGTTTCTCAAAGTCAGCCAGATCCAAAATGCCTTTCACAACAGGCTTGCGAGGCGTCACTAACTCGATTGTTACGCCGCTTCTGTCTCTGACACGAAGCCACACAATAAAGTTGGAATGATGCTCCAACACTGTCGTCACAATTTTGTCGCCTTTCTTCCACTTCAACCCGCTGGCAACTAGGTTAATGCCTTCAGTAGTGTTGCGAGTCCAGATAATTTCTGAAGTGGACTTAGCGTTGATGAAATCAGCAACTTTCTTCCTCGCTTGCTCACACTCCTCACTAGCCTTCACTGATAAACGGTGAACGCCACGCTCCACATTTGCCCGATACTCACGGTAAAACTCAAGGATTTTTGCCAAAACAGGTTCAGGAGTAAGACTGCTTGCTGTGCTGTCCAGATAGATTACGCCAGATTTCAGAATTGGAAAATCCTTCCTAACCCCTTGCACATCAAGGAGCTCAGCCTTAGGCACAGCCTTGGAACGCTTTGCAATCCCAGTTGATGATGGACACATAGCAACAATAATGGTAACAGCATGCATAGTTATGTTTTATGCAAACAAAGAAGACCATAAGCGATGCTCTCTTTCTTCCGAATTTTCAGTCCGCAGCTCGCCAACGTTCTAGATGAGGATGTCACTAGGAACAGACTGACGACGACGACCACATTGCCCTCAGCCATGCAACGCGCCCACAACATGGTAAAAAGAAGGCATAAGGGGTATGGCGCCTTCTTCTTTTGTAGAACGGAACAACATTGAAGTAACAACAGAACTAAAAAGGAGAGTGAGAGAAGAATGAGCGGTGAAATAGTGGAGAAATTCCTTAGTTCTGTTGGGATTTCGACTATGCGAAATTACAGACGTGGCTTAACGCTTTTTTGTGAGTGGTATAAGAAAGACATGGAGACGATTCTAGCAGAGCGAAAAGAAGACGTAACACCTAGACCTAACGAAGACCTAGTTAGCGCAAAACAGAGAGCACAGAGATACGAGCAACTTATAGAGGAATTCCACAAGTGGCTAGCAACAAAACAACCAGAGAGAGACGCTTACGATATTAACACGGCTAGGACCTACTGCTTAGCGTTCTTCTAATTTTCGTTTCTGCTCTTCATAGTATTCCTGCTTGGCATGCTCTGCTTTAATCCTAGCCCTGCATACCCCACAATACCATCCATCTTGAGAGCGTACTAGGTCCAAAGGAACGTCTTCTGCTCCACAACCCCAGCACTTGCCCATGGTTTCAACCCAATGTATATGTTCAGCTATCACGTATTTCTGGCTTTTCGTGTCATAGCGGGCGCTAAGCAACATTAGGTATTGCATTAACTCATGGTAGAAGAGAGAAGTTAGGTTAACAGTTTGTGTTGGAATAGAGAAAAAGAGAGTGTAGAACGTATTCGCCTTTATGCCTAACAGTTATTGAGTAGGCGAATAGCGTTAGCGTTTACTACACCTAAGCCGTACCTAGCAGACGTTATGTACATGTTGCGTGCGTAATCGCTTTCGTCATGCCCTTCAACATCCATTTGGCGTTTCCAAGCCAGCATAGACTCGGACCAAACTTATGTGTTGGTGGCAATGCGGAAAACTTATAGCAGAACTAGAAGAACTAATTTAGAACTGAGAAGAGGTAATATGAGAATCACAAAGAGAAGTAATGAAGACAAACTTGTGGCAGATTATCGCACTTGTATCAATTGCCATGCTACAGTGAAACCACTGTTGGCGAGCGAAGAGAAAGACATTGATGTATATTTCTGTCTTGAATGTGGACACGTATGGGAATACATTCTGAAAGAAAAAATAATTTTGGACATTTATGATGAAGAGATGCGGAGTTATTATTGGAGAAAAACAGACAAGAAACCGAAAAAAGGAATCAACAGATAGAGCCTTGTTATTCCGTCGCTTCAGAAACTTGACTGCGGCAGTCTTATAGCCGAACCAAGATAGCTAATTAAGAATCGTGAAGGGTAAAGACATGACTGAAGAAGAAAAGAAACAATGTGAGTTTTGTGGATACAATATAAACCCTATTGCGTTGATGAATCACCATCAAAGATTTATCGTCAAACCTACCAAAAATAAAGAGATAGAATGGCTTGAAAAAGGGAAAACGTATGTTCTATGTGCAAATTGCCATTATATTCTGCATAACATATTGTATGGAAGAAAAACAGGGATAGAGAAACGAGAGGAAATGGAGTAACATACTCTCCTACCACTTTAGAAACTTCGACTTTTTTCAGAGCCTGGAATTTTCTTGTTTCACTGCTGAACACATGGTGCATAACGCTTTAAAGACGCTCTAGGCTCTAATGTCATATACGGTTAGCGTCTGAGCGAGAGTTTTAGAATCTAATCCATTCTGAAACCCTCATTGAACCACTCAGACGCTGACCCTCTTATCCGTTGAAAAGCCTTCCGAAATTTTAGGCTCAAAACACTCGCCTATGTGCGATACAGAACCTTAAGAAAAAGAGGCTCGTTTTGAGCGTCTTCTTGTTGAACAGAGCTTAAAATAGCTTTATTAGAAACGGCATTTATAGAACCTATTGGTTCAATGAGGGAAATCAAATGGATAGATCAAGCCATTCAACCACAAGCAGAGCAATGAGCGAGAAGCAACAAAATAACGAACTAAAAATTCTCACAGACGATTTGCTAACGTACGGAGACCTTCTCTTAATTGCGAATAAAGGCATAGGAAAAACTAACGCTCTAATGATTCTCACTGAGCACCTTAGAAGACACTCGTGTAATAGTCTTCGAAGATTTTCCTAAGTTCGCCTTAGAGTTTAACGCTGTACCATACTTCAGAGTGCACGATTCAGACGTGCTAGAGACTAACCACTGCGTTAACGATAATAACTATTTCCTAGTGCACGAACGAGACTACGCAGTACGAAGAGGCTCTGAGATTCGCCTAGCCTTAGAGAGCAATAAAGAATAGTGTTTACGAGCGAAATATCAGACATTGAAAGGCAAGCGTTCTTTATCTACTCAGTCGTTAACTATTTCTATCGTAAGGCATACCTTCGGAAGTACAAGAACTACAGCAAAAAGGAGCGAATAGTTTTCATAATCGAAGAGTCTCAGAACGTCTTCGACAGTAGCACCATATCAAAAAACGTCTTTAACAGACTTGGAAAAATCTTCTCAGTGGCTCGTAACCTAGAACTTCACTTCGTGCTATGCTCTCAGAGACTGCAAGACCTAAACACTAAGATTAGAGGTAGAACACGCCTTCTAATCGGTAGTGTTAGCCTAGACGATTACGAACTTAAGATTCGCAGACTGCTAAGGCATAGCAAACATGCACAAGATGTTCTTAATCTGCCTAGAGGCGTTTTTCTCTACACTGCGCTAGATACTCTAATCGGGTTTCCTAAGTTCGTGCAAGATTCTAAGCCTTTTGAGTGGATAGCACCGAAAGCAGAGAAAAAGAAGAGCCTTCTAGAGAGAGCCTAAACGCTATCGGTCTAGTCACAGAGCCTAAAGCAGAGACAGAGCCAGAGAGCACAAGCATAGACGAAGACTTAGACGAACAACTAGAACAAGAAGACGAAGAGACATTAGGCTTACTAGGCGAACCAGACGAAGAGGGGTAAAATGAGCAACCAAATTAGAGCCATTGCGAAGGCTTCGTATTCGCTTCACGTCTATAAGACGTTAAACAATGTTACTTCTATGTTGCTCCGTTTTTCTTTTGAAATTCGTCTTCCCGCCAGAGCCCTGCAACATACACAAACGTCACGCTAACCAACATTAAACGTCACGCTTAGCAACATAGAACGTCACGCTAAAACAGCGAAAACAGAGCCCGAAACACCATTCGGAACTTAAGACAGACCCCACAGAGCAACCAGAAAAGCCTAACTTTCACCACAAAAAAATTTTTCAGCACTCATACTAACCCTCTGCCCTAGCTGAACCCATCCAACCAAATCCAATAACCACATGCTCTCCCGCAAAATCTTATCAGAAGCCTATGGACCTTAGTATCAACTCAAGAAAGGCGACACTAATCATGAGCGTCACGGACCACATTTACAGAGACACAAAGATCACAGTTATGGCAGGCGACATAACAAAACTCGAAGTCGACGCAATAGTCAACCCAGCCAACAGCCAACTTATAATGGGCGGAGGAGTAGCCGGTTTCATACTCAGAGCAGGCGGAGACCAAATACAAAAACAAGCCCTAAGAAAAGCACCAGTGCCAATCGGCAAAGCGGTAGCCACAACGGCTGGAAAACTCAAAGCAAAATACATCATACACGCGCCCACAATGACACGACCAGCCATGGCAGCGAGTTTAGAAGAAGTCAAAGCAGCAACCAGAGGCGCGCTAGATTGTGCCATACAACTGCGCATAAACAGCCTAGCTTTTCCAGGACTTGGCACAGGCGTCGGCGGACTTAACCTTCAAGACGCAGCAGACGCCATGATAAAAGAGATAAAGAACCACATCGAAGCTGGGACAACAATCAAACAAGTAATTCTCGTTGGCTACAACCCAGATCTTGCCAACGCCTTCCAAAAGGCGACCCTCAAGCTCCATTGACCCGAACGTAACGCGCGAATCCGACAGTTGAAAGCTCAGTGTCGGAAAACACATGTTCGACAGCCAGACTCCGACAAGCTTTAATATTGGAACAGCATAAACAGTTCTGCGTGAGAAGAATGTCGGAATCTAGCGGCAGAAAACCTACCTCAAGAGGGGATTTTGTCCGACAGTTGACGGCGGGCATGAACAAAGAAATGGAAAGCAAGAAGACCAGAAAGCCGACAATTGCAGGAACCGCTAAGATAATGCACATTCACAGAGACACTCTTTACGAGTGGATGCGGGAATTCGGCGTGGAATTCGAAGATGCACTGAAGCGTGAAGCTGAGCCACCCGCCTTTGAGAAGCAAAAAGAGAAATTCACGTACTTGATCGGCGAAGCCCTTGTAGGCGAAGGCAATGAGGTTGCACACGTTGACCTTCTAATCGGAGATAAGAACGGCCCGGTCGGAGAAGCCTTTGCACAAGGCATGTCGAATCTATCCGTTGGACACACACCGCTGTTGGCTGTCATACGGCCCAATCTTCCACCTAAGCCTCACACGCTTTTGGTGCCAAAGGTGACTGTCAAGAATTTGGAGCAAGCTGGAAAAATTTTTGGTCCAGCGCAGGCAGCTGTCGCGAAGGCGGTAGCGGACTCCGTTGAAGAGAACATAATTCCAAGGGAGAAAGCGGACGATTGGGTAATCGTTTGCAGCGTGTTTGTTCATCCAGAAGCTAAGGACTACCGCCAGATTTATCAGTACAATTACGGCGCGACCAAACTGGCTTTGCAGAGAGCTTTAGTTAGCTATCCCTCGCTTGACAAGATATTCTACGACAAAGACAGGGCTAAGCATCCGATTATGGGTTTCAAAGTGCCTCGCTTGTGGAGACCGCCGTACCTGCAGATCGCGTTGGACAACCCGAACATTGAACGCGCCAAAGAGGTTGTGCTGCAGGTTCCGGAGAGCGACCGTGTCATTCTAGAAGTGGGCACACCACTTTTGAAGAAGTACGGCGCCAAAGCTGTCCGAGAACTACGTGAGAACGCCCAAGACGTGTTTATTGTGGCTGACTTGAAGACACTTGACGTGGGCAAAGTTGAGGTGGACTTAGCTTTTGAGGAGACAGCAGACGCTGCGGTTGCGGCTGGACTTGCGGCGCCCGAGATACTAGATGGCTTCATCTATGAAGCAAAGAGGCTTGGAATCTACGCTTTTGTCGACATGATGGGAGTTGCAGATCCTGTTCAGAAACTGCGTTCTCTGAAACAGCTGCCAGACGTTGTGATCCTGCATCGCCCCATTGACGTTGAGAAGGCTGGGGTTCACCACCGTATGGAAATGATCAAGGAGTTGCGACAAGCCTTTCCTCACGAGCGACTACTAATTGCAATCGCTGGTGGAATAATCCCGGAGACCGCTAAGGAGGCTTTGGAGAAAGGAGCAGACATAGTTATCGCAGGGCGTTACATCACACAGTCCAAGGACGTTAAGAGGGCTGTCAGAGACTTCCTTCAAGTCACTCCCGAGATGCGCGAAGACATCGACCTCTACAGAGTGCATGTGGAATAGCACTCTCCATTTTTCGTTTGGCAACGAATCGAAATCTATATAGTGCTCTCTAACCATGGCAATTTAGTGATCATGCTCCGGTAGAGGAAAAGCTACTAATGAAGAGCCTAACGACCATTCTTTTTGCTTTCCTGCTGTTGTCGTCATTGTCGTTAACTCAAAGAGTGATCGTGGCTGAAGGCGATGCTGAAGACAAGATCTATTCCGTAAAATCGCGCGTTACCTACATTAACCCATCTGATTCGGACACTATATGGAATTTCACCGAGGACGACAGGATGATTGGTTTGTTCATGAACAATTCTTGGCAGAACGTCGAGCTGAGAAATGCTACTCACACGGTGATATCTGTTCAAACTGATGAAGATGGAAACAAAGTTGGCGTCTTGGAACTGCCAAGGTCGCGGTTACATCCGGGCGAAAATATGACTATCGCTGCTGAGTATCAGGTTGTGGCAAAGCCACGATTGATCGCCAACATTTCTGAGAGTGAATCGGGCACACTTGGTGGAATACCAGAACACATGGTGCAGTCGTACACAGGCGCTGAAGGACCATGGTTAACAAATGATCCTGCGCTGATAAACCTGGCTTATGAGATTGCTGGAAACGAGACCAACGTTTTGACAATCGTGAAGGATACTATCGGCTGGATTAAACTGAACATTGATTACGGCACTCATGAAATCCCGTTATACGCCAATCAGACTTTAAACGTCGGTGTCGGAGACTGTGACGATCAAGCCGTTCTCCTCATAACTCTGCTCCGCATTCTTGGGATTCCTTCCTACCTTCAGATCGGCGCTGTCTACGTGCCGCAAAATGTGGAATTGAATCAAAGTTTTTGGAACAATCGCGTGAAAATCGTTCAGAGAAAGATGGGTTGGCATGGATGGGCAGAGGTCTACGTTCCGCCTTGGGGTTGGCTGCCTGTCGATCTGACCTTTGTTCCTCAAGGATTTGATGATCCTTTAAACGCTGTCCGTTACGGCGCGGTTACTGAACAGAACACGGTTCAGTACATGAACATTTCGAAGGTTGACTATGTCGCTGACTCACTCGAAGCGAAGAACTTCATCGTCGAAAACGGATTTCTGCTGTACTACGAAGAGGGGATGACGGAATTATCGCAGAACGGAAGACTCAGAGGGTTTAACCCTACTGTGACAATTATTCTCATTGCTGCAGTAACCATAGTGGTTTCACTCGTCACTATACTCTTTATGCGTCGCCGAAGAAAACGACTAGAACAGCAAAAGCCTCTCTGAAAGCAATGTAGTGAAAGCGAGTTTCTGCTGCCTATTCTCTTCTTTTTCTTCCTCGTCCAGCCCTACGTGCAGCGATCAATCCAACTTTTTGACCTGGCGGCGCATGCCTGCTGACCGTTGTGACTTTGCGTGCGCCTCTGTGGCTACTGCCGTATGGGTGAACCGCCGCTATCATGGCTACGCCTCTTGGACGCTGATATTTGTGTCCTTTGGCGTGCATCAAATGATAACGTGGGCCTGCTTTAAGGAACGGTTTATCAACTCTTCCTGACCCGGAAACTAAGCCAACCATGGCTCGGGACAAGTTGTTCAAGTATGTGGTTTTTCCGCTGGGAAACTTGATCATGGTGCCCAAAGGTGTATGTGCCACCACTGTGGCGTAGGCTCCGCTTGAGCGGCAGACTTTTCCTCCGTCCCCGGGTTGAAGTTCAATGCTGCATACCATGGTGCCTGGAGGTATGTCGCCTAATGTGAGGATGTTACCGACATCAACCGATGCTTTGCTGCCCATTTGTATGGTTTGACCTTGAAAGACGCCTTCAGGTACAACTGTGTAGAAGTCTTTGTCGTTTTCAAGTTCTATGAGCGCTAGTGGGCTGCCTCTTCCGGGTTCATGGACTATTTGTTGGATTCGGCCTTGAACCAAGTTTTCAATCTCTGCTTTTGACAACGGTGGATACTGAGCGGGGGCTACTCTCTTGTGTGTGGCAGCTCTGAATGTAGATCCGCCTCGTCCGCGGCGTTGGACACGAATGCGTTTGCCCATGGATGATCTCGCCTTCGATTAACCTATGCAAGCCACTATATAAGATTACTATTTTCCGGGCAAGTGGGAAAACTGTGTGGAAGAAGAAGGAACTGACCCTTAAGGGCTGTTTCTGTAATGTCGACCAATGGGCGGGCTCACCTTTTCTGGTAAGCTGGTGGGAGAGAATGCTTAAATACTTTACTACTACTGTCTGGTAGTAGTCTATTTGGGGGGATAAATCATGAATGAAGACGAAGATGAAAGCTGTTGCGAAACCAGTTCACAGGAAAGCTGTTGCGAGCCCACATGCGGGGAGCCAAGTTCTAGTACAAGCATGGAGGAAACCGTGAAAGAGTCGTATGGAAAGAGGTGGGCAAGCCTCAAAGCAACGAAGTCCTCTCAACCCAAGAGCCTGGCAAGCTTACACTCAGCACATGAAGTACTTCTTGAAGAACTGAAACCTCGCGAAGGAATGCAAGTGCTTGACATCGGGTCTGGAAGTGGCGAAACCGTGCTGGCAATTGCCGAGAAAGTTGGCACGACAGGAAAGGCCGTGGGCATAGACTTTTCAGAGGAAGGCATAGAACTAGCACAAGAAAAAGCCAAGAAGAGAGGATTAGAAAACGTCACAGAGTTTCGCCTAGGGAACGCTGTGAAGTTGCCGTTCCCCGACAACTCGTTTGACGCCATCATCAGTGAATGCGTTGTCTGCCTGATTCAAGACAAACAGAAGACATTGAATGAGAAAGTGCGCGTTTTGAAGCCCGGTGGACGCGTTATCATGCACGATGTTGTAACGTGGGCGCCCATGCCCCAAGCCATGCGAGAAGACAAAGGATTATACTGCGAATGTGTCGGCGGAGCCGTCAGCATAAGCGAATATGTGGAAATGATGAAAAAGGCTGGACTAGCCAACATCAAGACTGTAGACTTCACTAAAGATGCCAAGAAAATGATGAACCCCAGCACAATCACCCAAGAACTAAGACAGAGAAAGGACAAATCAGCCTGTGAAATAGTCGACTTTGTCAACAAGGGCGGCATAGGTTACGCACTATTGATCGGCACAAAGAAAAAGACATAGTCAGATCGAGTTAAATGGTCTTTAGAGGTTTCAGACAGTCGCCCCTGATTTTTCCCTTTCAAATCCCAAACGCTTCTGCAAAACGTCTGCGCCTCAACTTGCGAAGGCTGCATCAAAGCAAACTGGTTTCCTTCGGGATCAACGGCTGTTGCGACACAACCCATGTTTGGAAACTCCTGCTTTGGCGAAATGATCTTCCTCCAGAAGCTGTGATTTTCTTGATACATTGATTGTTGCTGCACAGTCGCATCAGCAGCGTTTAATGTTTCTCATAATCCTTAAATCAGACGCAACTGAATTTTCTTCAATCTTCATGGTGAAACGGAATGAGCAAGGCTGTC
This window contains:
- a CDS encoding uracil-DNA glycosylase; the encoded protein is MLQELRNVVHLSKAELMEKIAGEVRVCVKCPLWKGRKKAVAGEGNIDAAVVFVGEAPGHWEDVKGLPFVGAAGRVLDGLLKGISLPRERVFITNVVKCRPPENRDPRQLEIATCTSLYLDRQICLIEPRVIVTLGRHSTTYVLSKAGFKETDGISKFRGKIYKVKFLNVPLVIVPMYHPASVLHNPRYRDELKKDFQLLKKELRKRRLV
- a CDS encoding cysteine desulfurase produces the protein MPKAELLDVQGVRKDFPILKSGVIYLDSTASSLTPEPVLAKILEFYREYRANVERGVHRLSVKASEECEQARKKVADFINAKSTSEIIWTRNTTEGINLVASGLKWKKGDKIVTTVLEHHSNFIVWLRVRDRSGVTIELVTPRKPVVKGILDLADFEKLVNDNTKLVAVAHVSNVLGVVLPIREIAEIAHEHGAYVLVDAAQSVPHMKVDVQKLDVDFLAFSGHKMCGPTGSGAIYMKQELTEKVEPLIIGGGSIREVGTDYYKLDASPRRFEGGTIDIAAVIGLGAAVDYLSKIGVDKIEAHEKLLVRCMYDGLTALRNVEVYGPEPDKRVGIVPFNVGDLNPHDVALALDVSANIMVRSGHHCAQPLTKTVLCRQGTARASCYLYNTLNEIEVFVSAVKEIADTMTK
- a CDS encoding macro domain-containing protein, with translation MSVTDHIYRDTKITVMAGDITKLEVDAIVNPANSQLIMGGGVAGFILRAGGDQIQKQALRKAPVPIGKAVATTAGKLKAKYIIHAPTMTRPAMAASLEEVKAATRGALDCAIQLRINSLAFPGLGTGVGGLNLQDAADAMIKEIKNHIEAGTTIKQVILVGYNPDLANAFQKATLKLH
- a CDS encoding bifunctional 5,6,7,8-tetrahydromethanopterin hydro-lyase/3-hexulose-6-phosphate synthase gives rise to the protein MSESSGRKPTSRGDFVRQLTAGMNKEMESKKTRKPTIAGTAKIMHIHRDTLYEWMREFGVEFEDALKREAEPPAFEKQKEKFTYLIGEALVGEGNEVAHVDLLIGDKNGPVGEAFAQGMSNLSVGHTPLLAVIRPNLPPKPHTLLVPKVTVKNLEQAGKIFGPAQAAVAKAVADSVEENIIPREKADDWVIVCSVFVHPEAKDYRQIYQYNYGATKLALQRALVSYPSLDKIFYDKDRAKHPIMGFKVPRLWRPPYLQIALDNPNIERAKEVVLQVPESDRVILEVGTPLLKKYGAKAVRELRENAQDVFIVADLKTLDVGKVEVDLAFEETADAAVAAGLAAPEILDGFIYEAKRLGIYAFVDMMGVADPVQKLRSLKQLPDVVILHRPIDVEKAGVHHRMEMIKELRQAFPHERLLIAIAGGIIPETAKEALEKGADIVIAGRYITQSKDVKRAVRDFLQVTPEMREDIDLYRVHVE
- a CDS encoding transglutaminase domain-containing protein, encoding MKSLTTILFAFLLLSSLSLTQRVIVAEGDAEDKIYSVKSRVTYINPSDSDTIWNFTEDDRMIGLFMNNSWQNVELRNATHTVISVQTDEDGNKVGVLELPRSRLHPGENMTIAAEYQVVAKPRLIANISESESGTLGGIPEHMVQSYTGAEGPWLTNDPALINLAYEIAGNETNVLTIVKDTIGWIKLNIDYGTHEIPLYANQTLNVGVGDCDDQAVLLITLLRILGIPSYLQIGAVYVPQNVELNQSFWNNRVKIVQRKMGWHGWAEVYVPPWGWLPVDLTFVPQGFDDPLNAVRYGAVTEQNTVQYMNISKVDYVADSLEAKNFIVENGFLLYYEEGMTELSQNGRLRGFNPTVTIILIAAVTIVVSLVTILFMRRRRKRLEQQKPL
- a CDS encoding 50S ribosomal protein L2 yields the protein MGKRIRVQRRGRGGSTFRAATHKRVAPAQYPPLSKAEIENLVQGRIQQIVHEPGRGSPLALIELENDKDFYTVVPEGVFQGQTIQMGSKASVDVGNILTLGDIPPGTMVCSIELQPGDGGKVCRSSGAYATVVAHTPLGTMIKFPSGKTTYLNNLSRAMVGLVSGSGRVDKPFLKAGPRYHLMHAKGHKYQRPRGVAMIAAVHPYGSSHRGARKVTTVSRHAPPGQKVGLIAARRAGRGRKRRE
- a CDS encoding methyltransferase domain-containing protein — encoded protein: MKESYGKRWASLKATKSSQPKSLASLHSAHEVLLEELKPREGMQVLDIGSGSGETVLAIAEKVGTTGKAVGIDFSEEGIELAQEKAKKRGLENVTEFRLGNAVKLPFPDNSFDAIISECVVCLIQDKQKTLNEKVRVLKPGGRVIMHDVVTWAPMPQAMREDKGLYCECVGGAVSISEYVEMMKKAGLANIKTVDFTKDAKKMMNPSTITQELRQRKDKSACEIVDFVNKGGIGYALLIGTKKKT